Below is a genomic region from Mycolicibacter hiberniae.
GAATCTGCCGAACGAGCCGGGGGCGGCACCCGCGCCGTAGCACTGACCGTCACAGCCGTCATCGAGGAAAGCCACGACGCGAAGTCGGTGGTGCTGGCGATTCCCGACGAGCACCGGGCCCGATTCGACTACCGGCCGGGACAGTTCCTGACGATGCGCGTACCAAGCGACCTGACCGGGTCGGCCGCCCGCTGCTACTCGCTGGCAAGTTCTCCGCACACCGATGATGTGCACAAGGTCACCGTCAAGCGGACGAACGGCGGCTATGTGTCGAACTGGCTGTGCGACAACGTTTCCGTTGGCGACACGATCGATGCCCTGCCGCCGTCAGGACAGTTCACACCCGCGGACCTGGACGCGGACTTTCTGTTGTGGGCAGCAGGCAGCGGGGTCACCCCGGTGATGTCGATTCTCAAGTCCGCGCTGGCTGCAGGCACCGGACGGGTGGTGCTGTGCTACGCCAACCGTGACGAGCGTTCGGTCATCTTCGCCGCCGAGTTGCGAGACCTGGCTGCGCGGTACGCCGGTCGGCTCACCGTTCTGCACTGGCTCGAGTCGATCCAGGGTCTGCCTACTCGCGCCCAGTTGGGCGGCTTCGCCCGGATGTTCACCACCTACCAGTCCTTCGTATGCGGCCCCGAGCCGTTTATGGCGGCGGTGAAAGAGGCGTTGGGCGAGGCCGGCGTGCCACGCGGCAACATCCACCTCGAAGTGTTCCAGTCGCTCACCGGTGATCCCTTTGCCGAATTCTCGATCGAGGACATCGCCGGCGACGCGGAGGCGGCCGACACGGAGGTCAGCATCGACGGGCAGACCCATCACCTCTGCTGGCCCAAGTCCCGCAACCTGGTTGACGTGATGCTCAGCCAGGGGATTGACGTGCCGTTCTCCTGCCGGGAGGGCAACTGCGGCTCGTGTGCGGCAACGGTGCTCGACGGGCAGGTCGATTTGGGCAATGCCGCGATCCTCGAACCAGAAGACATCGCCGAGGGGTTGTTCCTGGCCTGCCAGGCACGCCCGCTGTCGAGCAGGCTAAGAGTCGAGTTTTGATGTCGACGGTGAATGTCGTCCGCTCACCGGGACGAGGTCGGCAACCGCGGACTCGCCGCGTCCACCATCGTTGCCATGACTAAACGGGTGATCGACCGCGTCGCGGAGCTGGCCGACCAGCTGCGCGGGCAAGCCGAAGAAGCCGAGAAGATCGGCAAGCTGACCGACAACACAGTCAAGTCGATGAAGGAGATCGGCAGCATTCGGCTGTTGCAGTCGAAGAAGCACGGCGGGCTACAGGTGCACCCACGTGAGTTCGCCGAAACGGTGATGGCGACCGCCGCGCTGGATCCGTCCGCGGGGTGGATCAACGGTGTGGTCGGCGTTCACCCCTACCAGCTCGCCTACGCCGATCCTCGCGTCGGCGACGAGATCTGGGCCGACGACGTCGACACCTGGGTGGCTTCGCCCTACGCTCCACAAGGCGTCGCCAAGCCGGTTGACGGTGGTTACCTCTTCAACGGCCGTTGGCAGTTCAGTTCCGGCACCGACCACTGTGACTGGATCATTCTGGGCGCCATGATCGGTGATACCGAGGGCAAGCCGTTGATGCCCCCGCAGATGCTGCACATGATCCTGCCGCGCAAGGACTACCAGATCGTCGAGGATTCCTGGGACGTCGTCGGATTGCGAGGCACCGGCTCCAAGGACGTCATCG
It encodes:
- a CDS encoding ferredoxin--NADP reductase, with translation MTDAESAERAGGGTRAVALTVTAVIEESHDAKSVVLAIPDEHRARFDYRPGQFLTMRVPSDLTGSAARCYSLASSPHTDDVHKVTVKRTNGGYVSNWLCDNVSVGDTIDALPPSGQFTPADLDADFLLWAAGSGVTPVMSILKSALAAGTGRVVLCYANRDERSVIFAAELRDLAARYAGRLTVLHWLESIQGLPTRAQLGGFARMFTTYQSFVCGPEPFMAAVKEALGEAGVPRGNIHLEVFQSLTGDPFAEFSIEDIAGDAEAADTEVSIDGQTHHLCWPKSRNLVDVMLSQGIDVPFSCREGNCGSCAATVLDGQVDLGNAAILEPEDIAEGLFLACQARPLSSRLRVEF